GGCTTTACAACCAAACAACTTCATCATTTTCATAACAATGACCCCTTCATCCGAATTGCCAGCAGCATGGACCAAAATCACAGGAGCCCTTCAAACGATCATGTCCCCGGAGGTTTACGGGCTGTGGTTCCCCAAATTTTCCCTGCTGGAAGACTCCGGAAAAACCCTGACGCTGGTATGCGATGATCCGATGGCCGCCCTGTGGGTGGAAAACAGCTACACGCCGGAACTGAAACAGGCGGCCATGCTGGCTCTGGGAGGGGAACGCAATGTAAAATTTGTCTGCGCGGACGAGGTGGCTTCCGAACAGGAAACGGACGCGCCGGCACAGAAATCCTCCGCACGCAAAAAAACCGCCCAGCCGGACGAATCCCAGGCCCGTACCGCCAAAAAGGCACGCCCCCAGGGAGCCAGGGCCGCATTGAATGATTTGTACACGTTTGACTCCTTCGTGATGTATGAAGACAGCAGGTTTGCGTACCAGGCGGCCATTTCCGCCGCCCAGTCGGAGCGCCCCCTCTTCAACCCCCTCTTTTTATACGGAAAATCCGGCGTAGGAAAAACCCATCTTCTGCAAGCCATCGGCCATGAAGTTCTCCGTCAGGAATCCTCCGCAAACGTGGTGTACGTGACGGGTGAACAATTCGCGAATGAATTCATTGACGCTTCCCGCACCCAAAACGGCCAGAGCTTTGCCAAACTGCGCCGCAAATACCGCAAGGCGGACGTTCTGCTGGTGGACGACGTGCAGTTCATTTCCGGCAAGGAAAAAACGGTGGAAGAATTCCTGCATACGTTTGACGCCCTGTTCCATGCCCACAAGACCATCGTGCTTTGCGCCGATGCCGCCGCCTGCGACATTTCCAACCTGGACGTCCGCCTGGCCGCCCGGCTGGAATCCGGCCTGACGGTGGAACTGACCCTGCCCGGAGACGAAGACCGGCTGGAAATCCTGCGGAGCAAGCGCGACCGTGCCGGAATGAACGTATCCGACGAGATTCTGGAATTCCTCGCCAGCCGCATCCAGAAAAGCGTGCGCCGACTGGAAGGAGCCCTGCTCCGCGTAGCCACATTTACTTCCCTGTCCGGAGACATGCCGGACATCTCCAAGATCGAACAGCTCCTGCGCGATATCCTCCGGGAGGAAACCAGCCGCGTCCTCTCTGTGGAAACCATCCAGAAACGTGTGGCGGACTTTTATGAACTGAAAGTGAGCGACCTGACCGGAAAACGCCGGCCGAACAGCATTGCCTTCCCCCGCCAGATAGCCATGTACCTGAGCCGCCGCCTGACGGAATGTTCCCTGAAGGACATCGGCAACGCGTTCGGCGGCCGTGACCACGGCACCGTCATTCATGCCAACAAGCTCGTAGCCTCCCGCATGGAAAACGACGTCCGCGTCCGCGATATCGTACTCCGGCTGGAGGAAGACCTCCAGGGTTGATTTCCGCCCCTCCTTCTCCGACGCCTCAGGGAAATTCCAATCCCTTGCGCCGTTCCCCTCCCCTTCCCGCCGGCACCGCATCCGGCTCCATGATCAAATGGGAGAATTAGCTTGAGGCTGCGGCGGTTTGGATTAGAATCACCCTGTTCCCACTGATTCTATGATTCACGCCGACCAGCTTTCCAAAGAGTTCGGCCGCTTTCAAGCGGTTAAAAATGCCTCCTTCACTATTGAAAAGGGAGAGATTGTAGGTTTTCTCGGACCGAACGGCGCAGGCAAGACAACAACTCTGCGCATGCTCACCGGCTATCTTCCCCCTACCTCCGGAACAGCCTCCATCGCGG
This genomic stretch from Akkermansia biwaensis harbors:
- the dnaA gene encoding chromosomal replication initiator protein DnaA, with the protein product MTPSSELPAAWTKITGALQTIMSPEVYGLWFPKFSLLEDSGKTLTLVCDDPMAALWVENSYTPELKQAAMLALGGERNVKFVCADEVASEQETDAPAQKSSARKKTAQPDESQARTAKKARPQGARAALNDLYTFDSFVMYEDSRFAYQAAISAAQSERPLFNPLFLYGKSGVGKTHLLQAIGHEVLRQESSANVVYVTGEQFANEFIDASRTQNGQSFAKLRRKYRKADVLLVDDVQFISGKEKTVEEFLHTFDALFHAHKTIVLCADAAACDISNLDVRLAARLESGLTVELTLPGDEDRLEILRSKRDRAGMNVSDEILEFLASRIQKSVRRLEGALLRVATFTSLSGDMPDISKIEQLLRDILREETSRVLSVETIQKRVADFYELKVSDLTGKRRPNSIAFPRQIAMYLSRRLTECSLKDIGNAFGGRDHGTVIHANKLVASRMENDVRVRDIVLRLEEDLQG